The DNA region aacatgattAAGTGCATCTCTGGTGTCAGTCCTTTCAAGGAAGAACAGCTGCTTTTATCAGATGTCTTCCCAAAACCTTTAATGCCCTGATGAAGTCCAAGTTGAAGTGTCAAGAGGACACACACCCGAGCATTGATTTTATCACCATCCCCACACTGCTCTCAGGGTAATCTGCACAAAGGCCTACAAGTGTCCTCTCCCAAAGTGGATTGAGGCCTTTGCTTGCTGTGGTTTCTAGaacagaggaggcagcagggaccTCTGGTTATGAGCCATCAGTGTCCAGGCTGCACACTCACACCACAGCTCTGTTGCAGCCGTATCTATCACAGCTTTGGGGGAAGACAGTCCATGACTCTAATTGTGTGTCTAGTCCTTCACTATCCATGGGTTTAAAGATACCTGTTTCTTGGATCTTCTCTCTGGCTGCTTAAATTTGTGGGGTGTATTTTCCTCATTAGCTGTGAGCACATTTGCACTTTTACCCTGGCCAAGTGGAAATAGTTTAAACAAATATAAGTTTAAACGAATGTAAACATTTGTTCACGTAAATAAGATGTAAACAAATGTATTCCCAGTCTCATTTAAACTTACTGTTTCCCTAGTTCCCCTCACCAGCTTCAGGAGTGAAATTGTTATGTGGCTTAAAAGCCTTGCCTGTAACTTTCAATGAAAAGGAACCGTATTACCATCAGCTAACTCAGTGTATAGTTTCAAAGTACTAAATCAAAAATGTCTTGTGATTACCTTCTGTGGTGCTGTAGACTCCAGGGGCCACAGAGCGTGTCCTCTGTGCAAAGGATGGTGGTTCTTCCAGGATTCCATTAAAGGCTCTCGGGTGCCTTACCTGACCTTCCATTAGAGCAAGGCTGGTGTGGCTTTGTTAGCAGCCACTCCTTCAGCAAGGGGGCTGTTCCCATCcaaccctggggacagcccgcaggactccagctctggggacagcaagTAGGGCATCTCCTCCAGGCTGCATCAGGTGTTaggcagctgcagaagaaatgGGCTTTGATACCTTCTAAGACAGTCACTAGATTGgcttgttgttgtttgtttttgggggatttttttgggtttttgtttgcttggttttggtgtgggttttgttgttttttgggggtttttttgaaggttttttggggtttttttggtcttcttgtttgttttttgttttgttttgtttgtttgttttgttttagtgaaCAGAAGTCAGCAggctaaaataaaaaggaagtcGAGCTTTCAGTTTCCTAGGTGTCGCTTGGTCCACCAGCCCTACCAAGGGGTGCTGTCATTGGTATGCCCTTCTGCTGTGCCATTGTTATTTGATATTCATTCTGTGTGCCCCCAGGCAGGCCAGAGCACATGCACAGCTCACCCTGGGGTGTGGCTGGATACTTACTAAATGTAGCTTTTAtgtcatttctttgtttttattttttttttccatgttaaaaaGAGCAAGAGGGAAGTACCACTTGAAAATGCACAAGTGTAATCTTCTAAATGAATTTAATGTAGTACAAACTCACTGGTAATTGCAAATACTAAGGCTacggggtttttttcccttattctGTATGTCTGAAAATCTCATTAATGTTAATGTATGGGGAAGAAGTGCTTGGCCTATTGATGCAGGAATGAAATCAGGAGCAAAGCACAGCTCTACAAAGATTCATCTGCAGGTTAGGGTCTGAAGCAACCATTAGATTATCAAATCTGACCTTTTATCTAATACAGACCATAGACTCTTATTCACTTAATTCTGTATTTATCCTAAGAGCAGAACCAGAAAATCAAATACAGTGCATTAACATATTATAATGTAGCAATATATTcaggtgtttttgtttttgttttggtttttttgggtttttttaactctaaAACCTAGGGCAAACAGCACTCCTGTGCTATATGATTTTTGATGAAAatctgcaggaggagggattTCAACTTTTTATCTGCTGCAAAGGAGAATTtgtatgtctgtgtgtttgCATAAGGTTTTGTTTAGttctttgaaaattattgaCTGGTAACTAACCAGTATACAACTGGTTGAGATCCATTacttctgttttgctctgaAGGCATCATAAATTGAAAtagggatttttaatttttttttttaacagaaaaagcaattttcttgaaaaaatctGTGTGGTCCCTGAGAACTGCTTTCTAGCATCTAATTTGGAAACTCTGTGCCAGTCAGATTTCCTAGGAAGCATGAAGCTTATTTCACATCTGGCTTCTCATTTCTTTGACTCTAACATAAAACTGCCCTTGAAGTACACCTGGGAGGTATCCAGGGGGATACCACACACCAACAAAGACAAGCCAAGCTGTCTGAAAGAGCTGCACTGGGCTACTGCACATTTTAACCACTAGCCAGCATTTTACTGAACAGAGGGGCAAAGGAGATGAGGAAAGTATCAGGGAATTCAGAGGAGAAATGGTGGGTGGCACTGTGCAAAATACAGCGGTGCCAGGCTTAGCACATACACACTCTCTTGAAGATAAAGCcctcctgcccagagctgagctgcagcccctctgttGGTCATGAAAACCTTTCTGTGCAACCCACCACAGCCCAGACAGAGGAAGAGTCTCTGCTGCTCACATGCTGCAAAAGCTTTTGCTGCCCCTTGGGTGGATGAAGCTTGGGCTCTTAGTTATTGTCTGCAACAATGCagtttctatttcctttttctccaaagcTCAGAAATCCTACCACTGGCTTGGTCCCATTTTGGAGTTTCATTTGGGTTCTGACTCTGAAGTTCATTTTGGATCCTGTTCTTTgagttttggctttttcttgttctttgggttttggtgttttttttttttttctttgggttttttttaagtatgaaTCATGGCTAAGTCCTATTGAAAGCAGAGATTTGATGTGTGACTGCAGGAACTGGAGGTTCAGTATTAACTCCCAAGCTGGTTGCAAAAACCATTTTCCAAGGACAAAGGGTTTAGGCTGGCATGTCCTGTTTTGTCTGGGATACTGGCAGAAAGACTCTCTATGACCAAAGGAACACACATAGCAGGTGTATAGTCTACATTGCCTCAAATCATTCTTTTCAGGTCCTCGTGATTCATGTTAATTCAACAAGAAGGTACAAGATAAATACTTTTGAAAGAGTCAGCATACCAAGAAGGAATCTCAGACCTCCTTGCTATACAAGTAGGAAGGTCAATGCTTGCCGTCAATTCTTGTCTTTGAGGCTAAATAATATTCCTGAGCATAAGGCTCTTTGAAATTCACAGGTAAAGAAtgttaaataaatgtaaatactaaattaaaataaaatagtaaaatcaATTACTGGAAGTCTTCCCCACTGTTGCTTTGATGCAGTTTATTCTCAATAAGTAATAAGATATTTGTAGCAGTGAGGATAGGGCTGCACAGCAGCCCCGTGCCATGCAGAGACACTCTGAATGACCAAACACCAGGAGCCCTGCACTTGCATGGTCATCCCATCTGAATGAATTCCTCTTGGAGGGTATTCCTCTTGGAGGGTAGCAGGAATATCCATGAGCTTCATTTATTCTGGGTCATAGCCGTATAACCATATCAAGGTCACAGCCAAGAAACAAGCCGTGGCTATTAGATTTTCTAACCTAAAGACACCAGTAACAAGAACATGCactgttttccattttgtcaAATTTTTCCAGTATCTTCCTAGCCCATCTCAGCAGCAAAAGGTGCCGCACTGCGTGGGctgtgggctgggctgcagagtGGAGGTGACATTGGTTTCCCAGGCCTAAGAGAAGCAGTGATCACATTTCAGGATGAGGGTTGTGTAAATACACTTGCCACCATGCTGTGTAAGCACTTGTGCTCTTTCATGTGGTCTTGCAAAGCAAAGCTCTGGATGCTCTCTATGTGAATAGCGTTTAATCAGTTGTGTATCAAGAAGtttggagagaaaaacagctcATCTTCAAGAATAGTATCAGTTGTGCTCAGCTACATAATGAATTATTCCATGCAGGGAAAGATCTGCTTTTCTGTGAGTTTGTGTCATAAGCAAAGAAGGCATTGGGAGTTTCCCAGCCCGTGACCTACTGGTGCTTGTGCTTCCTTTGCAGTTGTCCAACACAGCAGTTCTTCATCAGATCAGACGAGACCAAGTGACAGACACGTGCCGAGCCAACAGCGTGTCCAGCAGGAAGCGCCGTGTGCTGACCCCCAACGATCTCAAGCACCTGGTTGTGGATGAAGACCACGAAATGATCTATTGCTACGTCCCCAAAGTGGCCTGCACAAACTGGAAGAGAGTCATGATGGTTTTGACAGGAAGAGGCAAGTACAGCGACCCGATGGAAATCCCGGCCAACGAAGCCCACGTGTCTTCGAACCTGAAGACCCTCAACCAGTACAGCATCCCAGAGATCAACCACCGCTTGAAAAACTACATGAAGTTCCTCTTCGTTCGCGAGCCTTTTGAAAGACTGGTGTCAGCCTACAGGAACAAGTTCACCCAGAAGTACAACACTTCTTTCCACAAGCGATACGGCACCAAAATCGTGAGGCGCCAGAGGAAAAACGCAACCCAGGAAGCGCTGCGGAAAGGCGACGACGTGAAATTCGAGGAGTTCGTGGCGTATCTCATCGACCCACACACCCAAAGAGAAGAGCCCTTCAACGAGCACTGGCAGACTGTGTACTCCCTCTGCCACCCTTGCCACATTCACTACGACCTCATAGGGAAGTACGAAACGCTCGAAGAGGATTCCAATTACGTTCTCCAGCTGGCGGGAGTAGGCAACTACCTGAAATTCCCCACCTATGCAAAGTCTACGAGAACTACTGATGAAATGACCACAGAGTTCTTCCAGAACATCAGCTCCTTGCACCAAACGCAGCTGTATGAAGTCTACaaacttgattttttaatgtttaattccTTCCAGTGCCAAGCTACCTGAACATTGGAATGAGGGATGGGTTTTGGGGGaaaagaggggagagaaagCTGTTTATTAAGATTTATTTGTCATAATCAATATGGAGAATGGGTTATTTtgtaaattaatatttcttttttttcttttttttttcttttttttgaatGATGCTGCGTAGGCAGCAcagtcaaaattatttaaatcaacTGTAAGAAAGGACAGCTCTCTTGCAGGGTAACGGGATTGTGACGATCTAGCTGTAGAAATGAATTATACTGCTACACTCTTTAAACAAATGTTGTAATTGTGTTCTGGTGATATTTCATTGATCTTGCCATTCTCCAGTTctaattaatgtatttatacTTATTTAAACTATTGTCTCTTGGTAGGTTtcacttcagcagcagagataAGATAACATGGACAAAAGGAGTCTGGTTTTGGGCTTTCCTTGACTGAGCTTGTTCTGGGTAATAattattctttccattttaCCTTTGTGCAGGTAAATATGGAATGGTTCTGGCCACCACAAGCTTTGAGAAGAGTGGTGAAAATAAGTTCTTTAGAAAGTGATGTGGCACTCGATACCAGTACAAAATCCATCTTTCTAggcctgaaaaagaaaagtaattcaGAGTGGGTAGATTCATGATATCTAAACCCGTGGCTGAAAGAATGTGAATGGATTCCTAGGAAAGAAACATGAACCTTTTATAAGTCTTAATAGTTTGTGAGAATATGACCACTCCCACTGTATCGTGAATTTGAAGCCTCCCAGCCCAAATAATTGGGGATGGTCGGTCCATCAGAAAAGAATCAGCATTTGGAAAGTGactttaagagattttttttgaaTGCCCAAAGCAATTGTCATTGACTTAATTCATGTCCAGGATGGAGCTGTGAGGACCTCCATACTCTTCAGGTCGTGCATCCCTGATTGATCTAAGATGAGCAACCAAAACTGGCTGAAGAGACACTGGTCGTGATAAGTTGCTATAAACAATTTGGGCATGTCATTTGAAAATTGAAACACTCATCTTCATGTTGATCTCTAAGCATGGAAGGCAATACAAAAGGTCTCATCTTCCTACATGCTGGTTTTATGGCTTTTTCCTAGAAAGAAGaagttttttttggttgataCCAAATGCCATTGACAGGAATTCTGTTAAGTTCCAGTGAGTTAGAAATTCATATAAATCATCTCTAGTGTAAGGCCACAACCTTTTTCTTAAGGGGAGTGTCTCAGTAGCAGTTGTTTTGTGTTTTACCAGCTTTTGGGGAGGGCAGATTGTTTTGGGTAAGCAAACAGTAATCTATACACAGCagataaacaaagaaaaatgggatttcagtGTGGATCTGTTCGCCAGCTGGTGGGAGCAGAAGGTCACACCTCTCCACGTTTGCTTCAGCTGAATGCAGGTGAGGGAATGCTCTGTAGCTACCACAGCAGGCAGCTGGTGGGCAAAAGGAGGCAGAGGCTAAATTGAGGCACTtgtgaaaatataaaatctggttttaagtTGCTAGATGTTTAAAAAGGGGGGGGGATCAAAACAAACCCTTTCAAAAATGACTGATGAATTAAATAAActcagctgaaagcagagctgtttcAACAGTATCAGAGCCAGATCCTGAAAAATGTCAAATTGTACAGTAGCCAGTAATATTCACTGGATTGTATTAGTTTCCAGGACACAGATGTggttgaagaagaaaaacagtttgcATTTTATGTGATAAAGTAAGTTGCTGAATAAATCtcattgaaaaacaaattaacataACCAACAGCAACTAAAGTCCTTTCACAATTGGATTTGGTCTTAGGCAGGATTCAGgtcattattttttctatcaTACCATACAAATAAATCTCTTATCCATTCTGGAAGAGCCACAGTTTCCATAACCCAGGCCCTGTTTATAACCTGGAGCACTGGGCCAGTGGCTGCAAGGGGCTGGCTGAGTCTGACCCCTCTGAATCCCTGACCCATTGCTGATTGCTGCTTGTTGTTTGACTTTAAAGCAGTTTAATTTAGAGTATGTGGGGCTGTTATAAGGGCCTCTCACAGTGTACCCTGGCTCTCTTATGTTCCAGTTCAATGGCTGTATGTTAAAAATGCAACTGTGTGTGAGGCAGGTTCTCCTTTCCCCCCCCAATACTTCCTACAAGCTATTTGTGTGCTAGTTTGGTCTTGCATCCCACAGTGCtcatattttggggttttttttccaattttttttctcagctgttaATCCATCCAACAGAAtatgatgtgattttttttttgtttaagacAAAAGTTGCTTcagaaagtaaatatttaaagaacagCGTGTgcttccccctttcttttttgtaCTTTTCTCTGGCATCATCACTGAAATATTCTCTGTAGTTTCACAACTTTGGAGACACCAAACCTCTACATGGGAGCTGTGATAGAAAAGCTTTAGGTGCAGAACACTTTCAGGAGATGTGAGGGGTGACTGTTGCTCCAGCCGGGATTTTTAGCAACAGCTTAGGGTTGGATTACCCAAATTCTGGCTCCCCACAGAGGGTAGCTCTACAGGTGGATGCTCAGCACTGAGAAGGCTTTTATGTGTGCTTCAGTGGGTGCTTGAAGTCACTTGCTTTTGAAAAACCTTGATCCCAAACTACCACAACCTGGCTATTTAGTGTGTTCTATCTCTTTGGAGGTGCTGTGAATGGGCTGAGATCTATGTTTAAAATGAACAGCTGACACGCTGTGTATGGTGGTGTCCTGTGCAGTGAGCAGCAAGCCCtcaccagctcagagcaggatgACAGATGTTAAGGAATAGCCATTTCTTTTGGTCTATTTGGTGTGCTGTTTTGTCtgag from Sylvia atricapilla isolate bSylAtr1 chromosome 5, bSylAtr1.pri, whole genome shotgun sequence includes:
- the CHST11 gene encoding carbohydrate sulfotransferase 11, with the translated sequence MKPAVLEVMRMNRVCRMVLVTSVGSFILVIFYFQSMLHPVMRRNPFGMDICCRKGSRSPLQELYNPTQLSNTAVLHQIRRDQVTDTCRANSVSSRKRRVLTPNDLKHLVVDEDHEMIYCYVPKVACTNWKRVMMVLTGRGKYSDPMEIPANEAHVSSNLKTLNQYSIPEINHRLKNYMKFLFVREPFERLVSAYRNKFTQKYNTSFHKRYGTKIVRRQRKNATQEALRKGDDVKFEEFVAYLIDPHTQREEPFNEHWQTVYSLCHPCHIHYDLIGKYETLEEDSNYVLQLAGVGNYLKFPTYAKSTRTTDEMTTEFFQNISSLHQTQLYEVYKLDFLMFNSFQCQAT